The genomic interval TGGGTCTGGTGCCGCGCTATCCCTCGATCCGGGCACGGCGGATTGCCGAGTCAACTGTGGCGTTGATTGAGCACGCCCGCCGCGATCTCGAGTATGGGGCAGTCCGTACCCGCATTTGGCTTGAACGTGTCCATCGGATTCGGGTCGCCGCCGCCACGATTCGCCGCATCTGTCAGCGGCTCGGGTATCCGCCCCTCAGCCGGAAGCCTCAACGGCGTCCGCGACAACTGACCCTCTTTAGTCGCGAGCGGCCTGGAGACTGTGTGCAGGTGGACGTCAAAGAGGTCAGAGTGGGTGGTACCAAGTGTTTCCAATACACCGCCATTGATGACTGTACCCGCTATCGGATCCTCCGCCTCTATCCCCGGAAAAATCAGCAGACCAGCCACCTGTTCTTCAGCACCCTTCGGGCGGCGCTCCCGTTTCCAATCCAGAAACTGCAGGTTGATAACGGCACCGAGTTCCCACTCGCCTTTGCCCTCACGGTGCAACAGGCGGGGATGCGGCTGCGCTACATCAAGCCGCGGTGTCCAGAGCAGAACGGCAAAGTCGAACGCAGTCATCGCGTGGATGAGGAAGAATTCTGGAGCCGCTCGACCTTCGAGAGTTTCACGCCAGCCGCCGAGGCCCTCCTGGCTTGGGAGCGACGCTATAATCACGAGCG from Nitrospira sp. carries:
- a CDS encoding transposase, coding for MPTISTKELTTLKIAKRYHHNIKSRFAIVTYATEHGIKGAARRFGLDRKTIRAWCRRWQTAGLVGLVPRYPSIRARRIAESTVALIEHARRDLEYGAVRTRIWLERVHRIRVAAATIRRICQRLGYPPLSRKPQRRPRQLTLFSRERPGDCVQVDVKEVRVGGTKCFQYTAIDDCTRYRILRLYPRKNQQTSHLFFSTLRAALPFPIQKLQVDNGTEFPLAFALTVQQAGMRLRYIKPRCPEQNGKVERSHRVDEEEFWSRSTFESFTPAAEALLAWERRYNHERFSMALSGLTPAEKLATFTAVSSPLPSGTIFPNPVSPLTATMDRHQIVAPEPTVPSDLSHNQNRTMGATS